From Streptomyces fungicidicus, one genomic window encodes:
- a CDS encoding LCP family protein, whose product MTHSATTESRRAQPESGGGRRRPKRRRWGRIVLLSLLAVVLAAGGTGYWLYSDLNGNIDGVDLDEALGEDRPEKLPTSGQNVLVLGSDSRAGDNAGLGTGKVAGARSDTALVMHIPEGRRQAVAVSIPRDTLVTRPECTKADGSALPQAERVMFNSVYSTAGPACVVKTVEKMSGVRMDHYMEIDFAGFKGLVDAIGGVTVTVDEPIKDSTSGLDLSAGTHKLDGTDSLAFVRTRHGVGDGSDLGRIGLQQQFMIALLSEVKKQDLFGSPTKTYKIADTLTSALTTDSELASLTSLADFARSMNGVDPASMETVMLPVAYDKTDPNRVVAAHPQADQLWKAIRSDAEIPESAKKSPATGG is encoded by the coding sequence ATGACGCACAGCGCCACCACGGAGTCCCGGCGTGCGCAGCCCGAGTCCGGCGGCGGACGCCGCCGGCCGAAGCGCCGGCGCTGGGGACGCATCGTCCTGCTGTCCCTGCTGGCCGTCGTGCTCGCCGCGGGGGGCACCGGCTACTGGCTCTACAGCGACCTGAACGGGAACATCGACGGGGTCGACCTGGACGAGGCCCTCGGCGAGGACCGCCCCGAGAAGCTGCCGACCTCCGGACAGAACGTGCTGGTCCTCGGCTCGGACTCGCGTGCCGGAGACAACGCCGGCCTGGGCACCGGCAAGGTGGCGGGCGCCCGGTCGGACACCGCGCTGGTCATGCACATCCCGGAGGGCCGCCGGCAGGCCGTCGCCGTGAGCATCCCGCGCGACACCCTCGTCACCCGCCCGGAGTGCACCAAGGCGGACGGCTCCGCCCTTCCGCAGGCCGAGCGCGTCATGTTCAACTCCGTGTACTCGACGGCCGGCCCGGCCTGCGTGGTCAAGACCGTGGAGAAGATGTCCGGCGTCCGCATGGACCACTACATGGAGATCGACTTCGCCGGCTTCAAGGGGCTGGTCGACGCGATCGGCGGCGTCACGGTCACCGTCGACGAGCCCATCAAGGACAGCACGAGCGGCCTGGACCTGAGCGCCGGGACGCACAAGCTGGACGGCACCGACTCCCTGGCGTTCGTCCGGACCCGGCACGGCGTCGGCGACGGCAGCGACCTGGGCCGCATAGGCCTCCAGCAGCAGTTCATGATCGCCCTGCTGAGCGAGGTGAAGAAGCAGGACCTGTTCGGCAGCCCCACCAAGACGTACAAGATCGCCGACACCCTGACCTCGGCCCTGACCACCGACTCCGAGCTGGCCTCGCTGACCAGCCTGGCGGACTTCGCGCGCAGCATGAACGGGGTCGACCCGGCGTCCATGGAGACCGTCATGCTCCCCGTGGCGTACGACAAGACCGACCCGAACCGGGTGGTGGCCGCGCACCCGCAGGCCGACCAGCTGTGGAAGGCGATCCGCTCCGACGCGGAGATCCCCGAGTCCGCGAAGAAGTCGCCCGCGACGGGCGGCTGA
- a CDS encoding ATP-binding cassette domain-containing protein, producing the protein MVHVSATPVLALRGVSKRFGAVQALTDVELEVHAGEVVALVGDNGAGKSTLVKTIAGVHPIDEGVIEWDGRAVQINRPHDAQNLGIATVYQDLALCDNIDVVGNLYLGRELRRRGVLDEVEMERRSRELLDTLSIRIPSVRIPIASLSGGQRQVVAIARSMLGEPKLVILDEPTAALGVEQTAQVLDLVERLRERGHAVILISHNMADVKAVADKVAVLRLGRNNGVFEVKSTSQEEIISAITGATDNAVTRRAARTNGEIKK; encoded by the coding sequence ATGGTTCACGTGTCCGCTACGCCCGTGCTGGCGTTGCGCGGGGTCTCCAAGCGGTTCGGTGCCGTCCAGGCGCTCACCGACGTAGAGCTTGAGGTCCACGCCGGTGAGGTGGTCGCCCTGGTGGGCGACAACGGCGCCGGAAAGTCCACGCTGGTCAAGACGATCGCCGGCGTGCACCCCATCGATGAGGGCGTCATCGAATGGGACGGCAGGGCCGTCCAGATCAACCGGCCGCACGACGCCCAGAACCTGGGCATCGCGACGGTCTACCAGGACCTCGCGCTGTGCGACAACATCGATGTCGTCGGCAACCTCTACCTGGGCCGGGAGCTCCGCAGGCGCGGCGTCCTCGACGAGGTGGAGATGGAGCGCCGCTCCCGTGAGCTCCTCGACACGCTGTCGATCCGCATCCCCAGCGTCCGCATCCCGATCGCGTCCCTCTCCGGAGGCCAGCGCCAGGTCGTGGCCATCGCCCGCTCCATGCTCGGCGAGCCCAAGCTGGTGATCCTGGACGAGCCCACCGCCGCCCTCGGCGTCGAGCAGACCGCCCAGGTCCTCGACCTGGTCGAGCGGCTGCGCGAGCGCGGTCACGCGGTCATCCTCATCAGCCACAACATGGCCGATGTGAAGGCCGTGGCGGACAAGGTCGCCGTCCTGCGCCTCGGGCGCAACAACGGCGTCTTCGAGGTCAAGTCGACCTCGCAGGAAGAGATCATCTCCGCCATCACCGGCGCCACGGACAACGCCGTGACCCGTCGTGCGGCGCGCACCAATGGGGAGATCAAGAAGTGA
- a CDS encoding sugar ABC transporter permease — protein MSTEKTSTPTEDHAVENPEAAAAAVTVVDPRLLVREQGFLGYWNEFKRKMKAGDLGSIPVVVGLLIIWAIFTSLNSNFLTAGNFSDMSVAMVGTGMIAVGIVFVLLLGEIDLSVGSVSGVAGAAFAVMNVTHGMNEVLALVLAILTGTVAGAIHGVIFARIGVPAFAVTLAGLLFWQGFMLQILGSNGTINLDSEGLVVKLTSYYFTDVAAAYGLAIVATVGYFLLAFFDNRRREAAGVPSRPLNEIIVRTVLLAVLAFAVAIVFNQYKGLPLAVVIFLAFLVLTDFVLRRTAYGRKVFALGGSVEASRRAGINVEMVRISVFAIAGTFAAIGGLFVASKIASANQGAGTGEFLMNVIAAAVIGGTSLFGGRGRTWDALLGVMVIISITYGLALEGIASPVQYMITGGVLLATVVIDAVTRKTQKTAGRA, from the coding sequence GTGAGCACCGAAAAGACCTCCACCCCCACCGAGGACCACGCCGTGGAGAACCCCGAGGCGGCCGCCGCGGCGGTCACCGTGGTCGACCCCCGGCTGCTGGTGCGCGAACAGGGCTTCCTGGGCTACTGGAACGAGTTCAAGCGGAAGATGAAGGCCGGTGACCTCGGCTCCATCCCCGTGGTGGTCGGCCTGCTGATCATCTGGGCCATCTTCACCAGCCTGAACTCCAACTTCCTCACCGCCGGCAACTTCTCCGACATGTCCGTCGCCATGGTCGGCACGGGCATGATCGCCGTCGGCATCGTTTTCGTCCTGCTGCTCGGCGAGATCGACCTGTCGGTCGGCTCGGTCAGCGGTGTCGCGGGCGCCGCCTTCGCCGTCATGAACGTCACGCACGGGATGAACGAGGTGCTGGCCCTGGTGCTGGCGATCCTCACCGGCACGGTGGCCGGCGCCATCCACGGCGTCATCTTCGCCCGCATCGGCGTCCCGGCCTTCGCCGTGACGCTGGCCGGTCTGCTGTTCTGGCAGGGCTTCATGCTGCAGATCCTCGGCAGCAACGGCACCATCAACCTCGACTCCGAGGGCCTGGTCGTCAAGCTCACCAGCTACTACTTCACCGATGTGGCCGCCGCCTACGGTCTGGCGATCGTCGCGACCGTGGGGTACTTCCTCCTCGCGTTCTTCGACAACCGCCGCCGCGAGGCCGCCGGCGTGCCGTCCCGCCCGCTGAACGAGATCATCGTGCGGACCGTGCTGCTGGCGGTCCTGGCCTTCGCCGTCGCGATCGTCTTCAACCAGTACAAGGGCCTGCCGCTGGCCGTGGTGATCTTCCTGGCCTTCCTGGTCCTCACGGACTTCGTGCTGCGCCGCACCGCCTACGGCCGCAAGGTCTTCGCGCTCGGCGGCTCCGTCGAGGCGTCCCGCCGCGCCGGCATCAACGTGGAGATGGTCCGGATCTCGGTCTTCGCGATCGCCGGTACCTTCGCCGCGATCGGCGGCCTGTTCGTCGCCTCGAAGATCGCCTCCGCCAACCAGGGCGCGGGCACCGGTGAGTTCCTGATGAACGTCATCGCCGCGGCGGTGATCGGTGGTACGTCCCTCTTCGGCGGCCGCGGCCGGACCTGGGACGCGCTGCTCGGTGTGATGGTCATCATCTCGATCACGTACGGACTGGCGCTGGAGGGCATCGCCTCGCCGGTGCAGTACATGATCACCGGTGGCGTGCTGCTGGCCACGGTCGTCATCGACGCGGTGACGCGTAAGACGCAGAAGACGGCTGGGCGCGCCTAG
- a CDS encoding PIN domain-containing protein: MDDTGLLVIVDAANVVGSVPDGWWRDRRGAAERLRDRLAAEGVPGHPGPVEIVLVTEGAARGVESVPGVRVDPAPGSGDDRMVDLVAEAGDRPVLVVTADRELRRRVTSLGADVTGPRAVRPAGGAWAPRRDG; encoded by the coding sequence ATGGATGACACCGGCCTGCTCGTGATCGTCGACGCCGCCAACGTGGTCGGGTCGGTGCCCGACGGATGGTGGCGGGACCGCCGGGGCGCCGCGGAACGGCTGCGCGACCGGCTGGCCGCGGAGGGCGTGCCGGGTCACCCGGGCCCGGTGGAGATCGTCCTGGTGACCGAGGGGGCGGCCCGCGGGGTGGAGTCGGTCCCCGGTGTCCGGGTGGACCCGGCCCCGGGCAGCGGCGACGACCGCATGGTCGACCTGGTGGCGGAGGCGGGCGACCGCCCGGTCCTGGTGGTCACGGCCGACCGCGAGCTGCGCCGCCGGGTGACGTCCCTGGGCGCTGACGTCACCGGCCCGCGCGCGGTGCGGCCCGCGGGCGGCGCCTGGGCGCCGCGGCGGGACGGGTAG
- a CDS encoding ROK family transcriptional regulator, translating to METPGSQSSLHRANLERVVRAVRLAGSLTQAEIARTTGLSAATVSNIVRELKDGGTVEVTPTSAGGRRARSVSLSGDAGIVIGVDFGHTHLRVAVGNLAHQVLAEESEPLDVDASSAQGFDRAEQLVKRLIEATGVDPSKVAGVGLGVPGPIDVESGTLGSTAILPGWTGTRPAEELRGRLGVPVHVDNDANLGALGEMVWGSGRGVRDLAYIKVASGVGAGLVISGKIYRGPGGTAGEIGHITLDESGPVCRCGNRGCLETFTAARYVLPLLQPSHGTDLTMEGVVRLAREGDPGCRRVIADVGRHIGSGVANLCNLLNPSRVVLGGDLAEAGELVLGPIRESVGRYAIPSAARQLSVLPGALGGRAEVLGALALALSEMGDSTLLDGTATGSLTPATPAFT from the coding sequence GTGGAGACTCCGGGGTCGCAGTCGTCGCTGCACCGAGCCAACCTGGAGCGGGTCGTCCGAGCAGTACGTCTTGCGGGTTCCCTCACCCAGGCCGAGATCGCGAGGACCACCGGCCTGTCCGCGGCCACGGTCTCCAACATCGTCCGGGAGCTCAAGGACGGCGGGACCGTCGAGGTCACGCCCACCTCGGCGGGCGGTCGCCGGGCGCGCAGCGTCTCGCTGAGCGGGGACGCCGGCATCGTGATCGGCGTGGACTTCGGCCACACCCATCTGCGGGTCGCGGTCGGGAACCTCGCCCACCAGGTGCTGGCCGAGGAGTCCGAGCCGCTGGACGTGGACGCCTCCTCGGCGCAGGGCTTCGACCGGGCGGAACAACTGGTCAAGCGGCTGATCGAGGCGACCGGCGTGGACCCGTCCAAGGTCGCGGGCGTCGGCCTCGGCGTGCCCGGGCCGATCGACGTGGAGTCCGGGACCCTGGGCTCGACCGCGATCCTGCCCGGCTGGACCGGCACCAGACCTGCCGAGGAGCTGCGGGGGCGGCTCGGCGTGCCGGTGCACGTGGACAACGACGCCAACCTCGGCGCCCTGGGCGAGATGGTCTGGGGCAGCGGCCGGGGGGTGCGTGATCTTGCTTACATCAAGGTCGCCAGCGGTGTCGGCGCCGGCCTGGTGATCAGCGGGAAAATCTATCGCGGTCCCGGCGGCACAGCAGGGGAGATCGGGCACATCACCCTCGACGAGTCCGGCCCCGTCTGCCGCTGCGGCAACCGCGGCTGCCTGGAGACCTTCACGGCCGCGCGCTACGTGCTCCCGCTGCTCCAGCCCAGTCACGGCACCGACCTCACGATGGAGGGCGTCGTACGGCTGGCGCGGGAGGGGGACCCCGGCTGCCGGCGGGTGATCGCCGACGTCGGCCGCCACATCGGCAGCGGAGTCGCCAACCTCTGCAACCTGCTGAACCCGAGCCGGGTGGTGCTCGGCGGCGATCTCGCGGAGGCCGGTGAGCTGGTGCTGGGGCCGATAAGGGAGTCCGTCGGCCGCTACGCGATCCCCAGCGCGGCACGCCAACTGTCCGTCCTCCCCGGGGCACTTGGCGGCCGCGCCGAGGTGCTCGGGGCGCTCGCCCTCGCACTGAGCGAGATGGGCGATTCGACGCTTTTGGACGGCACCGCCACCGGGTCGCTCACCCCGGCCACCCCTGCCTTCACTTAG
- a CDS encoding amino acid permease, whose product MTSPLFRTKKVEQSIRDTEEPEHALKKSLSALDLTVFGVGVIIGTGIFVLTGTVAKDNAGPATALAFVVAGVVCALAALCYAEFASTVPVAGSAYTFSYASLGELPAWIIGWDLVLEFALGTAVVAVGWSGYIQSLLSNAGWEMPAALGSREGADVFGFDILAAALVLVLTGILVLGMKLSARVTSVVVAIKVTVVLVVIVAGAFFITADNYDPFIPKSEPVPAGDSLASPLIQLMFGWAPANFGVMGIFTAASVVFFAFIGFDIVATAAEETKNPQRDMPRGILGSLLICTVLYVLVSLVVTGMQHYSELSVDAPLADAFKATGHPWFAGFISFGAAVGLTTVCMILLLGQTRVFFAMSRDGLLPRFFSRVHPRFRTPYRPTILLGVAIAILAGFTPLNELAALVNIGTLFAFVIVAISVIILRRTRPDLPRAFRTPWVPVLPIVSVAASLWLMLNLPAETWVRFGIWMAVGVVVYFLYSRKHSRLAEERGGERTSS is encoded by the coding sequence GTGACAAGCCCCCTCTTCCGGACGAAGAAGGTCGAACAGTCCATCCGTGACACGGAGGAACCCGAGCACGCGCTCAAGAAATCCCTCTCCGCGCTGGACCTGACCGTCTTCGGCGTCGGTGTCATCATCGGCACCGGCATCTTCGTCCTCACCGGCACGGTCGCCAAGGACAACGCCGGGCCCGCCACGGCGCTGGCGTTCGTGGTGGCCGGCGTCGTCTGCGCGCTCGCCGCGCTCTGCTACGCCGAGTTCGCCTCCACCGTCCCGGTGGCGGGCTCCGCGTACACGTTCTCCTACGCCTCCCTGGGCGAGCTGCCGGCCTGGATCATCGGCTGGGACCTGGTCCTGGAGTTCGCCCTGGGCACGGCGGTGGTGGCCGTCGGCTGGTCGGGCTACATCCAGTCGCTCCTGTCCAACGCGGGCTGGGAGATGCCCGCCGCGCTGGGCAGCCGCGAGGGCGCCGACGTCTTCGGGTTCGACATCCTCGCCGCCGCCCTGGTGCTGGTGCTCACGGGCATCCTCGTCCTCGGCATGAAGCTGTCCGCCCGCGTCACCTCGGTCGTCGTCGCCATCAAGGTGACCGTGGTCCTCGTGGTGATCGTCGCGGGAGCCTTCTTCATCACCGCCGACAACTACGACCCGTTCATCCCGAAGTCCGAGCCCGTCCCCGCGGGCGACAGCCTCGCCTCCCCGCTCATCCAGCTGATGTTCGGCTGGGCCCCGGCCAACTTCGGCGTGATGGGCATCTTCACCGCCGCCTCGGTGGTGTTCTTCGCCTTCATCGGCTTCGACATCGTCGCCACGGCCGCGGAGGAGACCAAGAACCCGCAGCGCGACATGCCGCGCGGCATCCTCGGCTCCCTGCTGATCTGCACCGTGCTGTACGTCCTGGTGTCGCTCGTCGTCACCGGTATGCAGCACTACTCCGAGCTGAGCGTGGACGCCCCGCTCGCGGACGCCTTCAAGGCCACCGGACATCCCTGGTTCGCGGGCTTCATCAGCTTCGGCGCCGCCGTCGGCCTGACCACGGTCTGCATGATCCTGCTGCTCGGCCAGACCCGGGTCTTCTTCGCGATGAGCCGCGACGGGCTGCTGCCCCGGTTCTTCTCCCGGGTCCACCCCCGGTTCCGGACGCCGTACCGGCCGACGATCCTGCTCGGCGTCGCCATCGCGATCCTCGCCGGCTTCACCCCGCTGAACGAGCTCGCGGCGCTGGTGAACATCGGCACCCTGTTCGCCTTCGTGATCGTCGCGATCAGCGTGATCATCCTCCGCAGGACCCGGCCCGACCTGCCCCGCGCCTTCCGCACGCCCTGGGTGCCCGTGCTGCCGATCGTCTCGGTCGCCGCGTCCCTGTGGCTGATGCTGAACCTGCCGGCCGAGACCTGGGTCCGCTTCGGCATCTGGATGGCGGTCGGCGTCGTCGTCTACTTCCTGTACAGCCGCAAACACAGCCGTCTGGCCGAGGAGCGCGGCGGGGAACGGACGTCGTCCTGA
- the dxs gene encoding 1-deoxy-D-xylulose-5-phosphate synthase, whose translation MPLLTRIRGPRDLDRLSPEELDRLAGEIRTFLVDAVSKTGGHLGPNLGVVELTLALHRVFESPRDKVLWDTGHQSYVHKLLTGRQDFSRLKMKGGLSGYPSQAESEHDVIENSHASTVLGWADGIAKANQIKKRDSHVVAVIGDGALTGGMAWEALNNIADAKDRPLVIVVNDNERSYSPTIGGLANHLATLRTTDGYERFLTRTKDLLERTPVVGQALYDTLHGAKKGLKDFIAPQGMFEDLGLKYVGPIDGHDIEALESALTRAKRFGGPVIVHCLTEKGRGYQPALQDEADRFHAVGKIHPDTGLPIASSGADWTSVFGEEMVKLGEERDDVVAITAAMLQPVGLDRFAKRFPDRVYDVGIAEQHGAVSAAGLAHAGVHPVFAVYATFLNRAFDQVLMDVALHRCGVTFVLDRAGVTGTDGASHNGMWDMSILQVVPGLRLAAPRDADQVRAQLREAVAVEDAPTVVRFSKGAVGPAVPAVGRVGGMDVLREPGTDTPDVLLVSVGALAPMCLEIAGLLDRQGISTTVVDPRWVKPVDEAMAPLAEKHRVVVTVEDNSRVGGVGSTIAQALRDAGVDVPLRDFGIPPRFLDHASRAEVMAEIGLTAPDIARQVTGLVAKLDGRYERSAADAIDSVEPARD comes from the coding sequence GTGCCGCTGCTGACCCGCATCAGGGGACCGCGCGATCTGGACCGGCTCAGCCCGGAGGAGCTCGACCGGCTGGCCGGGGAGATCCGGACCTTCCTCGTGGACGCGGTCTCCAAGACCGGCGGCCACCTCGGCCCCAACCTCGGTGTGGTGGAGCTCACCCTCGCCCTGCACCGCGTCTTCGAGTCGCCCAGGGACAAGGTGCTCTGGGACACCGGCCACCAGTCCTACGTGCACAAGCTGCTGACCGGCAGGCAGGACTTCTCCCGGCTGAAGATGAAGGGCGGCCTGTCCGGCTACCCCTCGCAGGCGGAGTCCGAGCACGACGTCATCGAGAACAGCCACGCCTCCACCGTGCTCGGCTGGGCCGACGGCATCGCCAAGGCCAACCAGATCAAGAAGCGCGACAGCCACGTCGTGGCGGTCATCGGCGACGGCGCGCTGACCGGCGGCATGGCCTGGGAGGCGCTGAACAACATCGCCGACGCCAAGGACCGCCCGCTGGTCATCGTCGTCAACGACAACGAGCGCTCCTACTCGCCCACCATCGGCGGCCTGGCGAACCACCTCGCGACCCTGCGCACCACCGACGGCTACGAGCGCTTCCTGACCCGCACCAAGGACCTCCTGGAGCGCACCCCCGTCGTCGGCCAGGCCCTCTACGACACCCTGCACGGCGCCAAGAAGGGCCTGAAGGACTTCATCGCCCCGCAGGGCATGTTCGAGGACCTCGGCCTGAAGTACGTCGGCCCGATCGACGGCCACGACATCGAGGCCCTGGAGTCCGCCCTGACCCGCGCCAAGCGGTTCGGCGGCCCGGTCATCGTGCACTGCCTCACCGAGAAGGGCCGCGGCTACCAGCCCGCCCTCCAGGACGAGGCCGACCGCTTCCACGCGGTCGGCAAGATCCATCCCGACACGGGCCTGCCGATCGCCAGCTCCGGCGCCGACTGGACCTCCGTCTTCGGCGAGGAGATGGTGAAGCTCGGCGAGGAGCGCGACGACGTCGTCGCCATCACCGCCGCCATGCTCCAGCCGGTCGGCCTCGACAGGTTCGCCAAGCGCTTCCCGGACCGGGTCTACGACGTCGGCATCGCCGAGCAGCACGGCGCCGTCTCCGCCGCCGGCCTGGCGCACGCCGGGGTGCACCCGGTCTTCGCCGTCTACGCCACCTTCCTGAACCGCGCCTTCGACCAGGTGCTGATGGACGTGGCCCTGCACAGGTGCGGCGTGACGTTCGTGCTCGACCGGGCCGGGGTCACCGGCACCGACGGCGCCTCCCACAACGGCATGTGGGACATGTCGATCCTCCAGGTCGTCCCCGGACTGCGGCTCGCCGCCCCGCGCGACGCCGACCAGGTGCGCGCCCAGCTCCGGGAGGCCGTCGCCGTCGAGGACGCGCCCACCGTGGTGCGCTTCTCCAAGGGCGCCGTCGGCCCCGCCGTACCCGCCGTGGGCCGCGTCGGCGGCATGGACGTGCTGCGCGAGCCCGGCACCGACACCCCGGACGTGCTGCTGGTCTCCGTGGGCGCGCTCGCCCCGATGTGCCTGGAGATCGCCGGGCTGCTCGACCGGCAGGGCATCTCCACCACCGTCGTCGACCCCCGCTGGGTCAAGCCCGTCGACGAGGCGATGGCCCCGCTCGCCGAGAAGCACCGGGTCGTCGTCACCGTCGAGGACAACTCCCGCGTCGGCGGCGTCGGCTCCACGATCGCCCAGGCGCTGCGCGACGCCGGCGTCGACGTGCCGCTGCGCGACTTCGGCATCCCGCCGCGCTTCCTCGACCACGCCTCGCGCGCCGAGGTCATGGCGGAGATCGGGCTGACCGCCCCCGACATCGCCCGCCAGGTCACCGGCCTGGTCGCCAAGCTCGACGGACGGTACGAGCGGTCCGCCGCCGACGCCATCGACTCGGTGGAGCCGGCCCGCGACTGA
- a CDS encoding substrate-binding domain-containing protein — protein MRRAAFAVAAGAMAVSLAACGSAAESGDKSDSSDSAAKGDAIKVGLLLPENQTARYEKFDKPLIEKKVKELTNNKGEVVYNNAKQDASLQNQQVETMITNKVDVLIVDAVDSKAIAGSVKKAKDAGIPVVAYDRLAEGPIDAYTSFDNVTVGKTQGEALLEALGDKAKDGQIVMMNGSSTDPNAAQFKEGAHSVLDGKVKVGREYDTKEWKPENANSNMEGAISALGKKKIVGVYSANDGMAGGIITALKAAGIEDVPVTGQDAELAGVQRIVTGEQFMSVYKPYAPEADAAAQMAVALAQGKSLDSVAKDKVDSPTTKGVPSVLVPVVSLTQENINDTVIKDGVYTVQEICTDKYKAACDKIGLK, from the coding sequence ATGCGTCGTGCCGCCTTTGCCGTCGCCGCCGGTGCGATGGCCGTCTCGCTCGCCGCTTGTGGCAGCGCCGCCGAGTCCGGCGACAAGAGCGACTCCAGCGACTCCGCCGCCAAGGGCGACGCCATCAAGGTCGGTCTGCTCCTGCCGGAGAACCAGACCGCGCGGTACGAGAAGTTCGACAAGCCCTTGATCGAGAAGAAGGTCAAGGAGCTCACGAACAACAAGGGCGAGGTTGTCTACAACAACGCCAAGCAGGACGCCAGCCTGCAGAACCAGCAGGTCGAGACGATGATCACCAACAAGGTGGACGTGCTCATCGTCGACGCGGTGGACTCCAAGGCCATCGCCGGCTCGGTGAAGAAGGCCAAGGACGCCGGCATCCCGGTCGTGGCCTACGACCGCCTCGCCGAGGGCCCCATCGACGCCTACACCTCGTTCGACAACGTGACCGTCGGCAAGACCCAGGGCGAGGCCCTGCTCGAGGCCCTGGGCGACAAGGCCAAGGACGGCCAGATCGTCATGATGAACGGGTCCTCCACCGACCCGAACGCCGCCCAGTTCAAGGAGGGCGCGCACTCCGTCCTCGACGGCAAGGTGAAGGTCGGCCGCGAGTACGACACCAAGGAGTGGAAGCCGGAGAACGCCAACTCCAACATGGAGGGCGCGATCTCCGCCCTCGGCAAGAAGAAGATCGTCGGCGTCTACTCGGCCAACGACGGCATGGCGGGCGGCATCATCACCGCCCTGAAGGCCGCCGGCATCGAGGACGTCCCGGTCACCGGCCAGGACGCCGAACTCGCGGGTGTGCAGCGCATCGTCACCGGTGAGCAGTTCATGAGCGTCTACAAGCCGTACGCCCCGGAGGCCGACGCCGCCGCGCAGATGGCCGTCGCGCTCGCCCAGGGCAAGTCGCTGGACTCGGTCGCCAAGGACAAGGTCGACAGCCCCACCACCAAGGGCGTCCCCTCGGTGCTCGTCCCGGTCGTGTCGCTGACCCAGGAGAACATCAACGACACGGTGATCAAGGACGGCGTCTACACCGTCCAGGAGATCTGCACGGACAAGTACAAGGCCGCGTGCGACAAGATCGGCCTCAAGTAA